In Helianthus annuus cultivar XRQ/B chromosome 8, HanXRQr2.0-SUNRISE, whole genome shotgun sequence, a single genomic region encodes these proteins:
- the LOC110873312 gene encoding uncharacterized protein LOC110873312 isoform X1, giving the protein MTTVGTTMDQTSKANKPGATNVAKVRSSASGFKRWGRKGPFIRYGLPMISLTVFGALGLGHLLQGSKDIAKVKDDQEWEILETKKALSRTGPIEAYKPKNLSLEEELKALQKSVDINNYEYKKIPKPNEG; this is encoded by the exons ATGACGACAGTTGGAACGACAATGGATCAAACTAGTAAAGCTAATAAACCTGGAGCCACAAATGTTGCTAAAGTTCGGAGCTCGGCTTCAGGGTTCAAACGATGGGGAAGAAAAGGCCCGTTTATCAGGTACGGGCTTCCTATGATTTCACTTACAGTGTTTGGAGCACTCGGGCTTGGTCATCTATTGCAGGGCAG CAAGGATATAGCTAAGGTGAAAGACGATCAAGAGTGGGAGATTCTCGAAACAAAAAAAGCCCTTTCAAGAACAGGCCCGATTGAAGCATACAAGCCTAAAAACTTGTCATTGGAGGAGGAGCTTAAG GCTTTGCAGAAGAGTGTTGACATAAACAACTATGAATATAAGAAGATCCCTAAGCCGAACGAAGGCTAA
- the LOC110873310 gene encoding protein ORANGE-LIKE, chloroplastic, which produces MASLSLRCYHLHLPHSINNNNSTSISSSSSKSTIRFRYPNPNRRRFAISSSPDDAAASGSVSSGDNASSNFCIIEGPETVQDFVKLQTNEIQDNIRSRRNKIFLLMEEVRRLRVQQRLKNIKRYEGSSEDNEMPDIPSSIPFLPSVTPKTLKQLYLTSFSFISGIIVFGGLLAPVLELKLGVGGTSYKDFITNMHLPLQLSQVDPIVASFSGGAVGVISTLMLLEANNVMQQEKKRCRYCHGTGYLACARCSSSGVCVNVEPISVTNASDSPLRAPTTRRCLNCSGAGKVMCPTCLCTGMVMASEHDHRIDPFD; this is translated from the exons ATGGCGTCTCTTTCTCTCAGATGctatcatcttcatcttcctcactctatcaacaacaacaacagcactTCTATCAGTTCATCTTCATCCAAATCCACAATTCGTTTCAGatatccaaaccctaaccgtCGGCGTTTCGCTATCTCTTCTTCTCCAGATGATGCTGCTGCTTCCGGTTCCGTTTCCTCCGGCGATAACGCCTCCAG CAACTTTTGTATTATTGAAGGACCAGAGACCGTTCAGGATTTTGTCAAGCTGCAGACAAATGAAATCCAAGATAACATAAGGAGTAGACGTAATAAAATCTTCCTCCTCATGGAAGAG GTGAGGAGGTTAAGAGTGCAACAACGGTTAAAAAACATTAAACGCTATGAGGGCAGCTCTGAGGATAATGAGATGCCTGATATTCCATCTTCAATTCCCTTTCTACCTTCAGTG ACGCCAAAGACATTGAAGCAGCTCTATTTGACAAGTTTTTCATTTATATCAGGAATTATCGTCTTTGGTGGCCTTCTTGCACCAGTC CTGGAGCTAAAACTTGGAGTGGGTGGTACCTCTTATAAAGATTTTATAACCAATATGCATCTGCCTTTGCAACTGAG TCAGGTGGATCCAATAGTGGCCTCCTTTTCGGGTGGAGCAGTGGGTGTAATCTCAACTCTCATGTTGCTTGAAGCGAATAACGTCATGCAACAAGAGAAGAAAAGGTGTAGATACTGTCACGGAACCG GGTACTTGGCATGTGCGCGTTGTTCTTCTAGTGGCGTGTGCGTAAACGTAGAGCCGATTTCTGTAACTAATGCTTCTGATAGTCCATTACGCGCTCCGACTACCCGAAGGTGTCTTAACTGTTCTGGGGCAGGAAAG GTAATGTGCCCTACGTGTCTTTGCACGGGAATGGTAATGGCAAGTGAGCATGATCATCGAATAGACCCGTTTGACTAA
- the LOC110873312 gene encoding uncharacterized protein LOC110873312 isoform X2, whose protein sequence is MTTVGTTMDQTSKANKPGATNVAKVRSSASGFKRWGRKGPFISKDIAKVKDDQEWEILETKKALSRTGPIEAYKPKNLSLEEELKALQKSVDINNYEYKKIPKPNEG, encoded by the exons ATGACGACAGTTGGAACGACAATGGATCAAACTAGTAAAGCTAATAAACCTGGAGCCACAAATGTTGCTAAAGTTCGGAGCTCGGCTTCAGGGTTCAAACGATGGGGAAGAAAAGGCCCGTTTATCAG CAAGGATATAGCTAAGGTGAAAGACGATCAAGAGTGGGAGATTCTCGAAACAAAAAAAGCCCTTTCAAGAACAGGCCCGATTGAAGCATACAAGCCTAAAAACTTGTCATTGGAGGAGGAGCTTAAG GCTTTGCAGAAGAGTGTTGACATAAACAACTATGAATATAAGAAGATCCCTAAGCCGAACGAAGGCTAA